A window of Diospyros lotus cultivar Yz01 chromosome 14, ASM1463336v1, whole genome shotgun sequence contains these coding sequences:
- the LOC127790012 gene encoding uncharacterized protein LOC127790012 encodes MGISEETVVAVILVGGPTKGTRFRPLSLNIPKPLFPLAGQPMVHHPISACRRIPNLAHIYLIGFYEEREFAIYVSSISNELRIPVRYLKEDRPHGSAGGLYNFRDLIMEENPSHIFLLNCDVCCSFPLPEMLEAHKRYGGVGTLLVIKVNPELASEFGELVADPVTNELLHYTEKPETFVSDRINCGVYVFTPDIFTAIQGVSTQRKDRANLRRMSSFEALQSATRSLPSDFVRLDQDILSPLAGKKQLFTYETMDFWEQIKTPAMSLKCSALYLAQFRLTSPHLLASGDGTKSATIIGDVYIHPSAKVHPTAKIGPNVSISANARIGPGVRLINCIILDGVEVKENGVVIHAIVGWKSSIGKWSRVQAGGDHNAKLGITILGEAVNVEDEVVVVNSIVLPNKTLNVSVQEEIIL; translated from the exons ATGGGGATCTCGGAGGAGACAGTGGTTGCCGTCATATTAGTCGGCGGGCCGACCAAAG GGACTCGATTCAGGCCCTTGTCTTTGAATATTCCAAAGCCTCTTTTCCCATTGGCCGGCCAGCCAATGGTTCATCATCCCATTTCTGCTTGTAGAAGG ATCCCAAACCTGGCACACATTTACCTCATTGGTTTCTATGAGGAACGTGAATTTGCGATCTATGTCTCTTCAATATCCAATGAACTCAGGATTCCTGTCAG ATACTTGAAAGAGGACAGGCCACATGGGTCAGCTGGTGGGCTCTATAACTTCAGAGATCTGATAATGGAAGAGAACCCG TCACATATATTCTTGCTCAACTGTGATGTTTGCTGCAGTTTTCCACTGCCTGAGATGCTTG AGGCTCATAAGAGATATGGTGGAGTGGGAACGCTGCTTGTGATCAAG GTTAATCCAGAGTTAGCCAGTGAATTTGGGGAACTTGTAGCTGATCCGGTTACCAATGAACTGTTGCATTATACTGAGAAACCCGAAACTTTT GTGAGCGATCGAATAAATTGTGGTGTTTACGTATTTACACCAGATATTTTCACTGCAATTCAAGGTGTTTCTACACAGAGGAAAGATAGAG CTAATTTGAGACGTATGTCCAGCTTTGAAGCTCTTCAGTCTGCAACTAG GAGCCTACCTTCAGATTTTGTGAGATTGGATCAAGATATCCTATCTCCTCTGGCAGGGAAGAAGCAATTGTTCACATATGAAACCATGGACTTCTGGGAACAAATCAAGACTCCTGC AATGTCTTTGAAATGCTCGGCTTTGTATCTTGCACAATTTCGCCTCACCTCTCCCCATCTGTTGGCGAGTGGAGATGGTACGAAGAGCGCCACCATCATTGGCGATGTCTACATTCATCCATCGGCAAAAGTACATCCAACTGCCAAG ATTGGTCCCAATGTCTCAATCTCTGCAAATGCCCGTATAGGACCGGGTGTAAGGCTCATTAACTGTATCATTCTCGATGGTGTTGAAGTGAAG GAAAATGGAGTCGTTATCCATGCAATTGTCGGGTGGAAGTCTTCTATAGGAAAATGGTCCAGGGTCCAG GCCGGAGGAGATCATAATGCCAAACTTGGAATCACAATTCTTG GTGAAGCTGTGAATGTTGAAGATGAAGTTGTGGTTGTCAACAGCATTGTACTTCCAAACAAGACTCTGAACGTTAGTGTTCAAGAAGAAATCATTCTGTAG